GAAGGCCATCGAGGAGAAGACCGACGGGGCCTTCGACGACGCGCTAGCGCTGCTGGCCGAGCTCACCTCGCGTTTGACCTCGGAATTCGCCATCCGCAGCCTTCTGGACCACGACCTCGACCGAGCTCTCGCCGTTATCCAGACCTGGACGGCCTCGCCGGATGTTGACATTCGACGTCTCGCGTCGGAGGGCACCCGTGCGTTCCTGCCGTGGTCAACGCGAGTGAAGGGCCTGCTCGCCCGTCCGCGGGCGACGCTCCCCATCATCACGGCGTTGTACCGAGACCCAAGCGAATACGTCAGGCGCTCCGTCGCAAACCACCTCAACGATCTGAGCCGCCAGGATCCGGAGGTTGTGATCGAGACCGCCCGCGCCTGGCTGGACGAGCCTGACGAGAACAGCGTGCGACTCATCACCCACGGGCTCCGCACGCTCGTCAAACACGGGAACGCGCAGGCGCTCGCGCTGCTCGGTTTCACCCCGGCCGACGACCTCACCGTGGACGGGCCTGCGCTCGACTCTGCTTCCGTGTCCTTCGGCGGGGTTGCGCGCTTCCGCATCGCCGTCACCAACACCGGTAGCACGCCCGCCAGGCTGGCCATCGACTACATCGTTCACCACAGCAAGGCCAACGGCACCCAGACCAGCAAGACGTTTAGGCTGACCACCGCCACACTCGCCCCGGGAGAGCGACTCGAACGCACCCGGGAACACTCGTTCCGCGCCATCACGACGCGGCGCTACTACCCCGGACCCCACGCCATCGAAGTGCAGATCAATGGAGTCGTCAGAGGGAGAGCCGACTTCGAACTGATGCCGGAGATCCCCCTCCGACAGGGTGCCCCGCACCTAGGTTGACTCGTCCTTCTTCGATTCCGCGCCCGCAGGAAGACTCGAGAAGCGGGGAAAACCCTTCCCTCCGACAAGAAAGCTGCACCTGATGACCCAGACACTCGAAGTGACCACCCTCCGTCCTGCTGCCGGCCTGACCACCGCTGACTTCGTCACCGCGAATGCCGACATCGACGAGTACTTGAAGCGCCAGCCCGGATTTGAGTGGCGCCGCATCCTCGAGACCGGCGCCGGCACCATCATCGACATCGTCGCCTACGACAGCATGGAGCACGCCCGGGCAGGCGCTGCCGGCATCAGCGGTGAGATGGCCCACTCCCCCGTGCACGCCACCATCGATCACTCCACCGTCGACTGGAAGCTCACGACAGTGGTGCACGGCGTCGAGGAGAACTGATGTCCACAGCACCACCCACCGTTGTCAGTCACGCCGATTCGACCAGGGCAACACCGCTTGAGCTCTTCTTCGACCTCGTCTACGTGTTCGCATTCACCCAGGTAACGCACCTCATGGCCGAGGGCGAAAACGTGCGGAGCATACTGGGTGGGCTTGCGGTGCTTGGCGTTCTGTGGTGGTCGTGGGCATCCCACGCCTGGCTCGCGAACCAGCAGGCCACAGACCGGGGAGCGGTAAGAGTCGGCATTCTCGTTGCTATCGCTATCGTTCTCGTACTCTCTATCGCGATTCCGGAGGTGTACCCGGACGAGGGCGGAACCGTTTTTGGGACGCTGCTGTTTTCAATCAGCTTCGTCGTGCTTTCCCTCGTTTACACCGCCGCAAATTTGGTGGCCGCCCGGCACGATCCCGCTCTGCGTGGCCAGGTACTTCGCACCATGATCATCACGATCGTTCCCGTCGCCGCGGCGCTGATCGGAGGAGCTCTTCTCGGCGGAACCGCGCAGCTGGCTCTCTGGCTCGCCGCGGTCGCCATCGAGGGGGTGACGGTGTTCGTGACCTCGCAGGGCGGACACTGGCAGTTGCCGTCCGCTGCGCACTACGCGGAGCGCCATGGCCTCGTCGTGATTCTCGCCCTCGGCGAATCGATAATCTCTATCGGCTTGGCAGCCTCTCACGCGCCTCTGTCCGTGGGCGCCGTCCTGGCATCGTTGATGGCCGCCAGCATCGCCCTGGGCATGTGGTGGATCTACTTCGGACGCCTCTCCGAAACCGCTGAACACCACATCGACGCCCTGACGGGGCATCGCCGGATCAGGACCGCGACCATCGGAACGTACCTGCACTTCGGGATTGTTACCGGCATCCTCCTCGCCTCGCTGGGAATGGGCGGCGCCATCGAGCACATCGGCGTCGGGCACCCCCTCAACTCGTTCACATGGGTGGCTTTGGGCACAGGGCTCGCCGTGTTCCTCGCCTCGGCCGCCGCCTACTCCTGCGTCACTCGATCACCACAGCAGAACCTTTCGACCCAACTCAAGGAGCGCTCATGAGCACGACCTCACCAAACACCAGCGGAGTGGTTCTCATCACCGGAGCCAGCAGGCATCCCTCGGGTGTCGACATCAACGAGATCATGTTTCGCCCCGCGCTGCAAAGCTAGAGCGATCGCTCGACGCAGATTCCCACAACCACCTCAACGAGCGCTGCCTGTCCGCCCTCGAAAGAAAGCACTCACTCATGTCTCCTGAACGATCCTCCGTGCACGTCGGTGTAGAAACCGCCGCGAACCGGGCCCGTGAAATCCGAGATCTCTACGAGATTCTCGAACGGCGGATTAATGGCAAGGTCTGGTCACTGCACGAGTTGATGCTCGGGTTTACTAACGACGTTGGCACGGTGGGCCGGCTCATCCTGGCGAATGATGGCACCTGGGATATCGACGGCGATGTGACCGCTCAGCTCGAACACAAGCTCGCCGAATCGATGTGGTGGGTGATGACGATCGCAGATCGGCTCGGCATCGACATCGCGGACGCGTATGCAACCACCATGGATGACATCGCGGACGGTCTCGGCGGGGCGGTTGATTCTTCGGCCAACTAAGCCGAGCCGCCTCCGTAGCTCTGTTCGGCGGCTGGCATGTCGGGCCATGTACCGAGCGGCAGCTAATAACGTTCGAGTGATTGCGTGTCAGGCTGGGACGCCAGAGTCCGGCGACAACACGACTGGGGAGTGGCTTGTGCCACGAGGCACGGGGATCACGATGAGTTCCGATCGGGAGCAGTCGCCAGAAGATACCGGCGCTCAGCACCTCCCTGTTCACGGCTCACTCACGGGAGTACGTTCAGGTGGTGGCTGGTCCTTCCGCGGCCGCACTGATCGCAGTGAAGGAGTCCGTCCATGTTGACCAAAGCCCTCTTGGTGCGTCTCGAGGCCCTGCCGGGCAAGGAGTTAGAACTGTCCGACTTCCTCAAGAATGCACGTGCGATCGTGATGGATGAGCCGGGCACCGTCGCCTGGTTCGCCATCCAGTTCGGCCCGTCGACCTTCGGCGTGTACGACGTCTTCCCCGATGACGAAGCGCGCGATGCCCACCTCGCCGGGGGTGTCGGCCAAGCACTCGGGCCGAACACTGGAGTCCTGTTCTCCGAACCGCAGATCGAGAAGATCGACATTCTCGCTGAGAAGGTCCCGGGCTAGCCGCCCTACCCCGGAGGCACCGGCGCATGAGTACACCAACCATCCGTGCCGTGTCTCTGCCCGACGCAGGCACCGTCCCGGCCCTGGGTCTGGGCACCTGGTACATGGGCGAGCGACCCGACCGGCGCCCGACGGAGTTAGCCGCCCTGCGCACAGGCATCGAGAACGGCTTGACGCTGATCGACACTGCCGAGATGTACGGCGACGGCGCCGCGGAGGAGCTCGTCAGCGAGGCTATCGCGGGACAGCGAGACAGTATCTACCTCGTCAGCAAGGTCGTGCCCAGCCACGCCACACGACGAGGGACGGTGGAAGCCTGCCAGGCCAGTCTGCGGCGGTTGGGCACCGACTACCTCGACATGTACCTGCTGCACTGGCGCGGACGAGTGCCGCTGGCCGAAACGGTGGCGGGGTTCGAAGAACTAGTGCAGGCGGGGCTGATACGCAGCTGGGGCGTCAGCAATTTCGACACCGATGACCTCGACCAACTGGCCTCGGTGCCGGGCGGAGCGCGGGCGCAGACCGATCAGGTGCTCTACAACCTCGCCCGCCGCGGACCTGAGTACGACCTTCTTCCGAGATGCCGCCAGGCTGGGATTCCGTTGATGGCCTACTCCCCGGTCGACCACGGCCGATTGCTCGAACACCCCACGGTCCGCGAAATGGCCGGCGCAAAGGAAGTAACCCCAGCTCAGTTGGCGCTGGCCTGGGTGCTTAGGCTTCCCGAAGTCTTTGCCATCGTGAAAGCCTCCACTCCGGCACGGGTGGCGGAGAATCGCGCTGCGATAGAGATCAGCTTCAGTACCAACGAGCTGAAACAGCTCGACCAGATCTTCCCACCGCCGTCTAGCAAGGAGCCGCTGGAAATGCTCTGACCTCTCTCAAACGCGGGCGCAGGGCAAGGAGAGACGACTCTGCACAGAAGAGCATCCTCGTCAACAGCGACTAGCGACAGCCTGCGTTGGTCCGCGAGAGTGTGCCGTACGCCGATCGTCTAACGACTACTCCCCTTGGGCCCCTAACTCATGGGGCCCATCATCAGGGAGCTCTAACGAAAACCGTGACATCGCTGTTAGTTGAGACGGCCGGTTTATGTGCGGCAGGCCATTGCCTCCACGGACAGCTGTCGGTCAGCCGGCGCGGTCTCGGTCCCCGGGTCGGTTTGGCACGTGTAGGTTTGGCACCTGTACCAGCCGCGGGCTGAAGCTAAAGAGGACGGTCTGGCGCGTCGCCGCGCGTCCCGCGTGTCAGGGGAGGGCCTGGCAGAAGCCTCCTTAGGCTCCCAAAGCAGGCCCAGGGTACCTTCCCTGGCATCCAATAGGCCGTCAGGGGGCTCCCTGTCGCGTTCGGCGGCGGCGGTTCACGGTGTCGGAGACTGCTACGCCTATGAGGGGAAGAACGGCCCCAATAGCGGCAACGAAGGCCGGGAGGAGAAAGCTCAAATTTGCCAGCAGCACCAAGGCTCCGATGCCGGCGAGATCAGATGGTTGGCGTTGGCCCAGTACCTGTCGAATAAAAAAGCCCCGGCCGGCAAGGAAGAGAGCCGGCCCACCAAAAAGAAACAGAACGGTGGCCAGATCGGGGCGGACGGCCGGATCGCTGATCACGAGCTGATCACCAACCGCCACCAGGATCAGGCCTGCCAGTAAAATGACCAAGGTGTTGCCCGCCAAAATGCCGGGCCGGAACTGATCATCGACAGAATCAAGCTTTTCCAGAATTTCCTGTTCGAGGCCATGGAAGTAGCACCACCAGATCGCGACGCTTCCGGCCAAACCTACGGTCCCGGTCAGAAATATCAAGGGGTCCTCCAGATTGCCTGCAATCGCCAGACCGGTTGAAAGGATCGTCTCGCCGAGCGCGATCAGGTAGAACAACCCGAACCGCTCAAAGATCCTCTCTCCCGTGAGCGGGACCCGGCTTCCTTCGGTTTTACGGCCCGGCAACCGGTGGGCCAGCATATGGCCGCTCAGATCGATCGCGGCAGCGACACTCCAGAAGATCAAACGCGGCCCCGGAGCGAAGAAGACGCCGGCAATCCAAAACGGGGCGCTCAAACACCCCCAGATCAGTGTGCGCACGAAATGGTCGTGGGTGGTCCGGTCAAGTCCGACAGTGAGCATCCACGCACCCCGGCCCAGCTGGGCCAGGAGATAGCTCGCAGCAAAGAGCCAGCCGAAGTCACCAAACGCTGAGCCGATTGAGGCGTTCATGAACAGTGTGACAAGCATGACGATCAGCAGCATCCACTGCACCTCAAGCCGCGAAGTGTCCAGCAATGTAGCCGACCAGGTCGTGTACACCCACACCTTATAGACCGCAAGAAGAAGCACAAATGTTTCACCGGCCCCCACCCATGAGGGATACTCCAGCAAATGGTGGGACAGCTGCGATAGCGCGAAGACAAAGACCAGATCGAAGAATAGCTCAAGGCGCGTGACCCGGTCTTCGGAGGTTGCGGAACGCATCAGCGACGTGGCACCGAACATCAGTAGCCTCCAATGGGCTAGGAGCAGACGGATGCCCCCTCCTGTTGTCGGAAAGACTGACGACGGTCAGCAGAGAAGTCAAGGGGAAACTCGCCGGGAGTCCTCGACAATCACCAGTTCCAGCTCGTCGTTCGTATCCTTGAGCCGCTCCTTGACCCCCGGCCGCACGTCGGATGGCGTGTCGGAGCAGACCACATTGGCCTCGATGAACGTGCCCATCCCGGCGCTGCGGTTCTCCCGGTGCGTCACCAAGTCCGAGGCCAGCGCGGCGATCCGCTGACGCGAGGGCTTGAGCTGGTCGAAGACCGGGCCCAATCCCTCGTAGCGCGGGGTTTAGCTAGCCAGTCCAACTTCCGGGGACCAGTTGAATGCACTCTGTCGAAACCCCAGCTTTACGCCGCTGCCACGGTGGCAGCATCGTGCCTAGTGTTTATCCTTAGCGAATGCCCGGTCGAGAAGCGCGGCGGTGGCCGGGTTCACCAGTTCGCTGCGCTGGATGTAGTGCATGATCGTGACTCTCGTGTCGGTGTGGGCGAGCAGTTCTGCGGCGAGTTCGATGCTCGCCAGCTGCTTGATGAACTTGTCGCAGCGGGCCACCCCGATCTCTCGCAGCGCGAGATGGTCGAAGGCGGGTGAGACGAGGGTGCGCATGGTGCGCTCGTAGAGGTTGCGGGTGGTGCGGGAGATCCGGTCCTCTAGGTCGATGTCCTCCAACCAGTAGGTCACCAGGTCGCGGAACAGGCTGTCCGGCGACAAGCTCGTGTCGCCGGGTTGGAACAGGTCCCGGTCGGCGATCTTGGCTTTCAGTGCCCGTTCGGCGGCCTTGGCGGTGGCGCCGCTGGCCTGCACCAGACGCGCGTGGCCGTCCCAGTCGCGGTAGCGGGTGCGTGCTGCGTACCGGCCGGACGGTAGCTTTCGGGTGGTGATGTCGCCGAAGGTGCCGATGGTCAACCGTTGCCGGGGCATCTCGGCTCACCGCCGATCGGGGCGCCTAGGCTCGCTGGTGGGTTCGCGCTGCTGGGCGATCCAGGCCCGCACATCGGAGATGGCGAACTTGAGGTGCTTGCCGAACCGGTACGCGGCGGGGCCTTTGCCGTGCACCCGCCAGTCGTAGACGGTGGAGATTGGGATGCCGAGGTAGGCGGCCAGCTCGTGGACGTCCATCAGGGGCTCCAGACCCCAGTCGTCGGTGGGAAAAGAGGTTGGGTTCTCGTTGTGGATGCTCATACCCAGAAGGTGTGCCGGGCGATCCCGGACGATCGGCAGGAACCGAAACCGACCTCAGCCCCTCGCACGGCAGAGCCGGTACAGCGGTCGAAATGGGCTGAAAGTGATGACGTAGTGATGACACAATCAAATCTCTTAACCAAAAAAGTCCCGGAAACCCTTGAGTTTCCGGGACATTTGGTGGGCTGTTTACGAAACACAGCAGGGCGCGGATCGCACAAGATCGCTGTAGGCGTTTTCCGCCACGATTTCTGGATTTTCCTCCAGTTAACGAAACCTATCTAAGCCGTCGTGGCGCGACGGGGTGTCTTGAGGTGAAGGAGCTCGGTCGTATTCCCGACGGGGCGGTTGGCGGGCCCAGCCAGCGAGGTTAGTTCAGCGGCTGATGGGCGGCGACCGCGAGAGATGCTTCACCGTCCGCTGCTCTCTTCAGAGCGGCAGTGACCACCCCTGGAGAGAACTGCCTGCCGAAATGCCCACTATTTGTTTGCAGACTCCAGCGCGGCAGCCATCGCATCAATGCTCGCGGACGAGAGGGCGTAATCGATTGCCATGACACTGGCGCCGATAATGCCGGCGTCGGCACCGGCCCGAGATTGTGCCACGGTGAGATGTTCCGTGGCCAGCGGCATCGAGCGCGAGTAGACAACTTCGCGAACGCCGGTAAGAAGATGTTCCCCGGCGAATGCGAGGGAACCCCCGATCGAGATGACAGAGGGATTCAGTACGCTGACGCAGGTAGTGAGGACTTCACCGATGTCGCGGCCGGCCTGTCGAACTGCTTGAATAGCGGCCAATTCGCCAGCCTTCGTGGCGGCCACCACGTCGCTGAGGACAGCGATGGATTTGCCGTTGTACTCGACCCCTGCGAGCGCTAGTCGCTGAGCCAATGCTGGTCCAGCGGCCATAGCCTCCAAACAACCGCTATTGCCGCACCGACAGGGCACATTCTGGCCGCGGGCGATTTGCACGTGACCGATATCTCCTGCGATACCTTCGGCGCCCCGTTGAAGGACGCCGCTACTGATAATTCCGGAGCCGATCCCCGTGGACGCCTTCAGGAAGATGAGGTTCTCTATGTCGGGCCAGGCGAACTTCTGCTCGCCGAGCGCCATGATGTTCACGTCGTTATCGACAAGGACGGTGGCTTTGAGATGGTGATTAACGAAGCCAGGTACATCAAAGTCATCCCACCCTGGCATGATCGGTGGGTTCGAAGGGCGGCCGGTAGAGTGCTCGACGGGGCCGGGGAGACCGATCCCGATGGCGATCAGATCTGCTTCTTTGAGGCGGAGAGCTGCCAGTTCTGAGCGAATTGTCCTAACCATCCAGCCGAGGCATGTTTCAGGACCATCCGCAATGATGATTTTTGACGATGTTCGGCCAAGGATCTCGCCTGCAAGATCTGTCAGAGCCAGGCTCGCCTGCGTTGCCCCGAAGGCCACGGCCGCAACCACACGGGCTTTGGGGTTGAGGGCCACTTGGACCGAGGGCCGACCACCGGTAGAGACAGCATCATTGACAGGCGCAATGAGGCCCAGCTCGAGCAAAGTGTCGATGCGGAGCTGGATGGTCGATCGAGCCAAGCCCGTCATTGTCACCAATTCGGCCTTTGTTCGTGGCTGCCCATCTCGTAAGAGCTGAAAAAGGGCTGCGGCACTGAAGCCATTGAATTTGATTTGAATCTCGGCCATACCCAATTTTACTGGTGGGAGATCCGACGATCTCCCACTGATCCGCTTGTTATCGACAGTAGGTGATAACAGATAGGTAACGTAATGTTGATTTTCGACGAAAGACTAGTGTTTACTGTCATTATCGATCTACTCACAGAATCGTCGTGAGATCAATGCCACAGGGCAGTGGAGCTTCACTTATGAAAGGCACATCAATGAAGATTGGCTACTCGGCCATTACATGGGGCGGGGTCGTAGGGCATCCCTCCGGCGTCACGGCTGTGAAAGACCTCTTCTATCGTGCGAATGGCGATACCCTGGAGGCGATCTCTGACATCGCATCCGCTGGTTATCAGGGGACGGAGGTCTTCGATGGAGATCTCGCCGAATATGCGGATCGGCCAGACGTACTGATCGATGCTTTGAAGAAGGCCAAGCTTGAGCTTGTTGCCGTCTACACCGGCGCCAACTTCATTTATGACGACATCCTCGAAGATGAGCTTCACAAAATCTCCCAGTCGGCCAAGCTCGCCTCGGAATTCGGTGCCACCAGGTTGGTCGTGGGTGGGGGCGCCAAGCGCGCACGAGGCGAACAGCCAGACGACATGGCCAAGCTGGGTCGTGCCCTTGACCAGGTTGTGGAGATTGCCGCCTCCTTTGGGCTGGACTGCACCTACCATCCTCACCTCGGAACCATCGTTGAGGGGCCCGACGCCCTCGAACGGCTGATGGGTCTGTCCACAATCAAATTCTGCCCCGATACCGCCCACCTGACTGCCGGCGGTGGAAATCCGGTGGAACTGATCGAGAAATACGGTGAGCGTCTGGCCCACGTGCACCTCAAGGACTACAAATACGCCACCGGTGATTTTCTTCCGCTCGGACAGGGAGACATCGATTTTCCTGGCGTGATTGCAGCAGTTCGATCAGCCGGCTACGACAGCTGGCTCATGGTCGAACTGGATTCATATGACGGCGACCCCACCGATGCCGCCGTCATCAGCAAGCGGTACCTCGATGACCTTCTTGCCCACTAGCAACACGCTTCGAGATTAATCCCCTCTCCCCCACAAGAAGAAAGTTGTTTCAATGAAGAAATCAATTGCAGCGCTTGCCCTCGGCACAGCGTTGGTGCTCAGTCTTGGAGCATGCTCAACAGCAACCACCGGAACCGCGAGCACGGAAAATGCTGATGTGTCGGCACAGGTAGACGCGGCACTGGCTGGAATGTCGGGACAGGTGCTGAGCGTTGGTCCGAACGGCGAAGCGCCCGCGGATTTCGATGCAACGACGCTGACCGATGACGAAGTTGCCAAGGTCAAGGCCGGGAACTTCAAGGTCGCGATTGTTATGCACTACGCCGGAAACGACTGGTCCACCGCACAGGTGCAAGGGCTCGAGTCAGAATTCACTCGCTTGGGCATGGAAGTCGTTGCGGTGACAGACGCCAACTTCAAGCCTGAGCAGCAAGTCTCTGACCTGGAGACCGTGCTCGCGCTGAAACCCGACCTGATCGTGTCTATTCCCACCGACCCGGTGGCAACCGCTTCCGCCTACGCTCAGGCTCGCGACGCCGGCGTGAAGCTCGTCTTCATGGACAATGTTCCTGATGGTTTTGTTGGCGGCAAAGACTACGTTTCCATTGTCTCCGCTGACAACAAAGGCAACGGTGTCGTATCAGCTCACCTTCTGGCCAAAGCTCTCGGCGGCCAGGGTGAGATCGGTCTCGTCTTCCACGACGCGGAGTTCTTCGTGACAGCCCAGCGCTACGAGGGTTTCAAAGAAACGATTGCCCTCTACCCCGACATCACCATTGTTGAAGAAAAGGGTATCGGCGGCCCCGACTTCGCCGGCGACGCGCAGGCAGCTACCACCGCCTTGCTGACCAAGTACCCGAACCTCGCCGGAATCTGGGGAGTTTGGGACGTTCCTGCCGAAGGCATCATGGCTGCTGCCCGTGAATCCGGTCGCCCGGATCTGAAGATTGCAACCGAAGACCTCGGGACCAACGTTGCTATTGCTCTGGCCAAGGACGAACTCATCGTCGGCCTGGGCGCTCAGCGCCCCTACGACCAGGGCGTCGCAGAGGCTCGTCTGGGCGCAGCTTCACTCATCGGCAAGGCGGACATTCCGAACTTCGTCGCCCTCGGCGCCCTCCCGGTGACGCACGAAAACGTCCTCGAATCGTGGAAGACGGTCTACCAGGTCGAAGCACCTGATTCGATCTCGAGCGTCTACAAGAAGTAAAACGCACTTCCGATTGTGGGGCCGGCAGCAGACGTTCCACTTGTTGCTGCCGGCCCCACGCACCTTACGCTTTGCCCACACAGCCCGGTTGCAGCCTTTCCCAGGCTTTCGCCTCAAACGACAAGGAATTCACAATGAAGAAAATCAATGTTGGCCTCATCGGCGGCGGATTCATGGGTAAGGCCCACTCGCTGGCTTACTCTGCTGTCCCCATGTTTTACTGGCCCACCGACATCATGCCGGTCAAGCACAGCATCGCGGAGGCCACCGATGATCTGGCTTCGGACGCTGCGGCGCGCTTCGGTTTTCAGAAGTCCACAAGTGACTGGCGCTCCATCATCGATGATCCCGAGATTGACCTCGTTGACATCGCAACCCCCAATAATCTTCATGCGGAGATCGCCATCGCCGCTCTCGAAGCCGGTAAGCACGTCATCTGCGAGAAGCCTCTGGCCCGCACCGTAGAAGAATCAGCGAGAATGTACGAGGCCTCGCGCGGAAGCGATCGCGTGCACATGGTGGCCTTCAACTACCGCCGAACCCCCGCTGTCGCGCTGGCGAAACGTTATATTGACGAAGGCGCTATTGGGCGCATCCTGAATGTTCGTGCGACGTATCTGCAGGATTGGTCGGCCGACCCCGAGTCGCCCCTGTCGTGGCGTTTCAAGAAGTCAATTGCCGGTTCGGGTGCTGTGGGCGACATCCTGACCCACGTTCTCGACATGGCTCGTTACCTCGCCGGTGAGATCACCGAAGTAAGCAGTCTGACGGCCAACATCATCACGGAACGCCCCTTGCAGCAGGCTGGTGCCGACTCGCTCGGAAATTCCAAAGCTGATGGCGGACCGATGGGACCCGTTGATGTAGAAGACGAGGTCTTGTCGCTGGTGAAGTTCGCCAGCGGAGCCATCGGTTCCGTCGAAGCAACTCGCAATGCCTGGGGTCGCAACAACTTCATCACTCTCGAGATCCATGGTTCAGAGGGGTCCATCGTCTTCAACTATGAGAACCGGGACGAACTTCAGGTCTGTTTCAAGAGCGATGTAAACGACCGCCGCGGATTCCGCACTGTGTACACCGGCCCCAACCACCCCAATGGCGCCAACCTGTGGCCCATCCCGGCGTTGGGTATCGGTTACGGCGAAACGAAGATCATCGAAGCCCACGACCTTTTCACCGCTATTGCCGGTGGTGAACCTGTTCGCCCTGACTTCGGCGATGGCTACCAGGTTGCTTTGGTGGATCACGCCATTCTCACCTCGGCAGCGACCGGACAGTGGGTCAAGGTCCCTCAGCTCAACCGCGAGACCGGGAAGGTCGAATAAACCAGATGTCCACGACTCCTGTGCTCGCAGTTGAGATGTCCGGCATCACCAAATCCTTCAGCGGAGTACCTGTTCTTCGCGAGGTCGATTTTGAACTGGCCGTTGGCGAAGTGCATGCTCTTGCCGGTGAAAATGGTGCGGGCAAGTCCACTCTCATGAAGATCCTGCAGGGCGTTTATCAGCGTGACAGCGGCGAGGTGAAGGTTGCGGGTGAGACAGCCTCTTTGACCGACACTTTCGCTGCGCGGGCAGCAGGCATCGGTATGGTTTTCCAGGAGTTCAGCCTGATCCCCACCCTCACCGTCTGGGAGAACATCTTCCTAACGGCTGAACCCATGGGCAAATTCGGTCTCATCAATGATGCCCTCGCCCGTGAGAAAGCGCGCGCCATTTTCGTGGACATGGGTGTCAGCGTCGACGTCACGAGTCTGCTCGAAAACATGCCCACAGCGCTCTGGCAGCTCACCGAAATCGCCAAAGCCTTGGCCCAGAACGCCCGTGTGCTCATCATGGATGAACCCACGGCATCGCTGGCCAAGCACGAGACGAATGCGCTCTTCGAACTCATCGAGCGACTCCAGGCCCGTGGAATCTCCATCATCTACATTTCACACCGAATGGATGAGGTGTACCGAGTTGCCGATCGCATTACCGTGCTTCGCGACGGCAAGAATGCTTTGACCGCAAAACTCTCCGATGTCTCTCCGGCGCAGATTGTCGCAGCCATTGTTGGACGAGAAATGTCCGGGATCATGGCCTACGAAGACCGCAGCGCAAGAATCAGCACGGATGCCGTGATGACGGTGACCGGTCTGGCTTCCGGCAAACGTCTGTCAGATGTCACTTTCAACCTGCACCGCGGAGAAATTCTCGGTCTGGCGGGTCTCATGGGCAGTGGCCGCACGGAACTGGTGAACACGCTATTCGGAATCGATCGGGCGTCCGCCGGAACGATCACGATCAATGGCCAGACCGTTTCCATTCGCAATCCAGGGCACGCGATCTCCCTCGGGCTCGCACTGATCCCCGAAGATCGCCGAGCTCAGGGCTTGGTGCTGGAGCACTCCGTGCAGGAGAACATCACCCTTCCCCTCCTCGACGAACTCAAGAGCGGGCCACTCCTGCGTTCTTCCACGATAGCCACCCGGGCACAAGAGATCATTGGCAAGTTTTCCATCAAGGTCGCCGACCAAACAATGGATGTCTCAAGGCTCTCGGGTGGAAACCAGCAGAAGGTCGTGATCGGAAAATGGCTCGGCACTGATCCAGACATCCTCATGATGGATGAGCCCACTGCTGGCGTAGACATCGGTACCAAGAAAGAGATCTTGGCCATGGTTCGCCAGATCGCCGACGACGGAAAGGCCGTCATCATCATTTCGTCCGAACTCCCGGAGCTGTTATCGGTGAGCGACCGCATCCTGGTTCTCCGAGATGGCGAAGTGGCTCGCGATCTTTCGCGGGCGGACATCCCATCTGAAGAATTCCTCCAACTCGCTGTACAAGGAGCATAAATGTCCACGCTGACTACGAAAA
This is a stretch of genomic DNA from Cryobacterium soli. It encodes these proteins:
- a CDS encoding sugar ABC transporter ATP-binding protein — translated: MSTTPVLAVEMSGITKSFSGVPVLREVDFELAVGEVHALAGENGAGKSTLMKILQGVYQRDSGEVKVAGETASLTDTFAARAAGIGMVFQEFSLIPTLTVWENIFLTAEPMGKFGLINDALAREKARAIFVDMGVSVDVTSLLENMPTALWQLTEIAKALAQNARVLIMDEPTASLAKHETNALFELIERLQARGISIIYISHRMDEVYRVADRITVLRDGKNALTAKLSDVSPAQIVAAIVGREMSGIMAYEDRSARISTDAVMTVTGLASGKRLSDVTFNLHRGEILGLAGLMGSGRTELVNTLFGIDRASAGTITINGQTVSIRNPGHAISLGLALIPEDRRAQGLVLEHSVQENITLPLLDELKSGPLLRSSTIATRAQEIIGKFSIKVADQTMDVSRLSGGNQQKVVIGKWLGTDPDILMMDEPTAGVDIGTKKEILAMVRQIADDGKAVIIISSELPELLSVSDRILVLRDGEVARDLSRADIPSEEFLQLAVQGA